A region from the Sphaerodactylus townsendi isolate TG3544 linkage group LG01, MPM_Stown_v2.3, whole genome shotgun sequence genome encodes:
- the MSH5 gene encoding mutS protein homolog 5 has protein sequence MSATHCQPIPIPLAEYEDEHEQSEIYMCILWFAGELGITYYDTGDCSIYFMTDAPDNEDLKLLHRIIDEVFPHCILTSAKQDYTLAKFLNNIADPAEDRQGRGKPEIVFYPNTDFGLEVSKQRILSKQFSFIPSHMTAAEKILYLSSIIPFESPLVIRALGGLLKFLDRRKVGVELEGSNVEVPILSFKKFALTDIVHVDQDTYCVLQVFKSEVHPSVYKHASGKKEGLSLYGILNHCKCKWGEKLMRLWLMRPTRNVTELNKRLDVIQFFLLAQNHETVLTLQDCLKNIKNVPMILKRMALSNTKVGDWQTLYKTVYSAICLRDTCRSLPSTIELFHTISHIFTDDLHYVASLISKVVDFEASISENHFTVRPNVDPIIDEKKRKLMGLSDFLTDVARKELHDLDNQIPSCSVVYIPLIGFLLSIPQLPTMLDKSDFEIKGLDFMFLSEEQLHYRSARTKELDSVLGDLHCEIRDQETLLMYQLQTKILEKSTVLNNVIEYIAQLDVLLSLTVMARENGYTRPHFSPSQIIRIKDGRHPLMELCAKTFVPNSVDSSETSGQIKILTGPNSSGKSIYLKQVGLITFMALIGSYVPAAEAQIGAVDGIYTRIHSRESVSLGLSTFMIDLNQIAKAVNNATEKSLVLIDEFGKGTNTVDGLSLLAAVLKYWIRQATQCPHIFVATNYHTLVQLRLLPETHLVQYLTMDTHQDGDELVFFYQIKEGVSTVSHAANIAALAGMPSKVIARGLEVSELLRNGKPIRRTDHSSKEKQLENCKSLVDKFLSLDLDDPQLDLQAFMTQEVLPSASSIL, from the coding sequence ATGAGTGCAACCCACTGCCAACCAATACCAATTCCTCTCGCTGAATATGAAGATGAACACGAGCAGTCTGAGATCTACATGTGTATACTGTGGTTTGcgggagagctgggaatcactTATTATGACACTGGAGATTGTTCGATCTATTTCATGACTGATGCACCTGACAATGAAGACCTTAAACTCCTTCACAGAATAATTGATGAAGTATTTCCCCATTGCATATTAACTAGTGCTAAGCAAGATTACACCTTAGCCAAATTCTTAAACAATATAGCTGATCCAGCAGAAGACAGGCAGGGACGGGGAAAGCCTGAGATTGTCTTCTATCCCAATACAGATTTTGGTTTAGAAGTGAGCAAGCAAAGGATTTTGTCTAAGCAattttccttcattccttctCACATGACAGCAGCTGAGAAAATCCTCTATTTGTCCTCCATTATACCTTTTGAGAGCCCACTTGTCATTCGAGCATTAGGAGGACTGCTAAAGTTTCTTGACAGAAGAAAGGTTGGAGTCGAACTTGAAGGCAGTAATGTTGAAGTTCCcattctgtcatttaaaaaatttgCACTGACAGATATTGTGCATGTGGATCAAGACACTTACTGTGTACTGCAGGTATTTAAAAGTGAAGTTCATCCTTCTGTATATAAACATGCGAGTGGGAAAAAAGAAGGACTCAGTTTGTATGGCATTCTGAACCACTGCAAGTGCAAGTGGGGAGAAAAGCTGATGAGACTCTGGCTGATGAGACCCACCCGTAATGTGACGGAGCTAAACAAACGCCTTGATGTGATCCAATTCTTCTTGTTAGCTCAAAATCATGAAACAGTTCTGACCTTACAAGACTGcctcaaaaatattaaaaatgtgcCCATGATTCTTAAAAGAATGGCTCTTTCCAATACAAAGGTAGGTGACTGGCAGACACTGTACAAAACTGTTTACAGTGCCATATGCCTCCGAGATACATGCCGTTCCCTACCCAGCACCATTGAGCTTTTCCATACTATTTCTCACATCTTCACTGATGATCTGCACTATGTTGCCAGTCTAATCAGCAAAGTGGTGGATTTTGAAGCAAGCATCTCAGAAAACCACTTCACTGTCAGACCAAATGTAGATCCCATCATTGATGAAAAGAAACGGAAGCTAATGGGGCTCTCAGACTTCCTCACCGATGTGGCCCGAAAAGAACTGCATGACCTAGATAATCAGATTCCCTCATGTAGTGTTGTTTATATTCCCTTAATAGGATTCTTGCTCTCCATTCCACAGCTGCCCACAATGCTGGATAAGAGTGACTTTGAGATCAAGGGTCTGGATTTCATGTTCTTATCGGAGGAACAGTTACACTACAGAAGTGCCAGGACCAAAGAACTGGACAGCGTGCTTGGTGACCTGCATTGTGAGATAAGGGATCAGGAAACACTACTCATGTACCAGCTACAGACTAAGATACTGGAgaagtccactgttcttaacaatGTGATTGAATACATAGCACAGCTGGATGTTCTTCTGTCCCTGACAGTGATGGCGCGAGAAAATGGATATACccgaccccacttttctccctcccaGATCATCCGTATTAAAGATGGAAGGCATCCACTGATGGAATTGTGTGCAAAAACTTTTGTTCCTAATTCAGTGGACAGCAGTGAAACCTCTGGCCAGATCAAAATCCTCACCGGGCCCAATTCATCTGGAAAAAGTATATATTTAAAACAGGTAGGCCTCATCACATTTATGGCTCTGATTGGCAGCTACGTCCCTGCTGCTGAGGCTCAAATAGGGGCAGTAGATGGAATCTACACAAGAATTCACAGTAGAGAGTCAGTATCTCTTGGACTATCCACTTTCATGATTGATCTCAACCAAATAGCCAAGGCTGTGAATAATGCCACTGAAAAGTCCTTGGTACTCATTGATGAATTTGGCAAAGGTACAAACACAGTGGATGGTCTATCTCTTCTGGCTGCTGTGCTAAAGTACTGGATCAGACAAGCAACCCAGTGTCCGCACATTTTTGTTGCCACTAATTACCACACCTTGGTACAGCTGAGGCTCCTGCCAGAAACTCATCTTGTGCAATACCTGACCATGGACACCCACCAAGATGGAGATGAGCTTGTGTTTTTCTATCAGATCAAAGAAGGTGTCTCCACAGTCAGCCATGCTGCCAATATTGCAGCTCTGGCAGGCATGCCTTCTAAAGTGATTGCCCGAGGCCTAGAAGTATCAGAGCTTCTCCGCAATGGAAAACCTATCAGACGTACTGACCATTCTTCTAAAGAGAAACAGTTGGAGAATTGCAAATCTCTAGTCGATAAATTCCTTTCCCTAGATCTCGATGACCCCCAACTAGATTTACAGGCGTTTATGACCCAAGAAGTGCTGCCATCTGCATCTTCCATTCTCTAA